From one Lycium barbarum isolate Lr01 chromosome 6, ASM1917538v2, whole genome shotgun sequence genomic stretch:
- the LOC132645606 gene encoding (+)-neomenthol dehydrogenase-like isoform X1 yields the protein MAEKITSLESTRYAVVSGGNKGIGYETCRQLASKGVVVVLTARDEKRGLEAIGRLKEESSFTDDQILFHQLDVMDPASISSLVNFIKTKFGRLDILVNNAGVGGLMVEGDVVILQNLIEGDFVTISTENEEGESMEKSIAGIVTDYELTKQCLETNFYGAKRMSEAFIPLLQLSNSPRIVNVASFLGKLKLLCNEWAIEVLSDANHLTEAKVDEVLSEFLKDFTEKSIEAKGWPTYFSAYKVSKAALIAYTRVLAMKYPNFRINSVCPGYCKTDITANTGSLTAGEGAESLVKLALLPNDGPSGLFFYRKEVTSF from the exons ATGGCAGAGAAAATAACCAGCCTCGAGAGCACAAG GTATGCAGTGGTGAGTGGGGGAAACAAAGGAATAGGATATGAAACATGCAGGCAACTAGCAAGTAAAGGAGTAGTGGTAGTGTTGACAGCAAGGGATGAAAAGAGAGGCCTTGAAGCTATTGGAAGGCTCAAAGAGGAGTCAAGCTTTACTGATGATCAGATTTTGTTTCATCAACTTGATGTTATGGATCCAGCTAGTATTTCTTCTCTTGTTAACTTCATCAAAACTAAATTTGGAAGGCTCGATATTCTG GTTAACAACGCAGGAGTTGGTGGATTAATGGTGGAAGGAGATGTTGTTATACTACAAAATTTAATAGAAGGAGATTTCGTAACCATTTCTACTGAAAATGAA GAAGGGGAAAGTATGGAGAAATCAATTGCAGGAATTGTTACAGATTATGAGTTGACAAAACAATGCCTAGAGACAAACTTCTATGGTGCAAAAAGAATGAGTGAAGCATTTATCCCTCTCCTTCAACTCTCTAATTCCCCAAGGATTGTTAATGTCGCTTCTTTCTTAGGGAAGTTAAAG CTATTGTGCAACGAATGGGCTATAGAAGTGCTAAGTGATGCTAACCACCTAACAGAAGCAAAGGTCGACGAAGTGTTGAGTGAATTTCTCAAAGATTTTACAGAGAAATCAATAGAAGCCAAAGGATGGCCAACTTACTTCTCAGCTTACAAAGTCTCAAAAGCAGCCCTGATTGCCTACACAAGAGTTTTAGCTATGAAATATCCGAATTTTCGGATAAATTCTGTATGCCCTGGCTATTGCAAAACAGATATAACCGCCAATACTGGGAGCTTAACTGCTGGAGAAGGTGCTGAAAGTTTGGTGAAGCTTGCTTTGTTGCCAAATGATGGACCTTCTGGCCTCTTCTTTTACAGAAAGGAAGTCACCTCTTTTTGA
- the LOC132645606 gene encoding (+)-neomenthol dehydrogenase-like isoform X2 has product MVWTYRYAVVSGGNKGIGYETCRQLASKGVVVVLTARDEKRGLEAIGRLKEESSFTDDQILFHQLDVMDPASISSLVNFIKTKFGRLDILVNNAGVGGLMVEGDVVILQNLIEGDFVTISTENEEGESMEKSIAGIVTDYELTKQCLETNFYGAKRMSEAFIPLLQLSNSPRIVNVASFLGKLKLLCNEWAIEVLSDANHLTEAKVDEVLSEFLKDFTEKSIEAKGWPTYFSAYKVSKAALIAYTRVLAMKYPNFRINSVCPGYCKTDITANTGSLTAGEGAESLVKLALLPNDGPSGLFFYRKEVTSF; this is encoded by the exons ATGGTATGGACGTACAGGTATGCAGTGGTGAGTGGGGGAAACAAAGGAATAGGATATGAAACATGCAGGCAACTAGCAAGTAAAGGAGTAGTGGTAGTGTTGACAGCAAGGGATGAAAAGAGAGGCCTTGAAGCTATTGGAAGGCTCAAAGAGGAGTCAAGCTTTACTGATGATCAGATTTTGTTTCATCAACTTGATGTTATGGATCCAGCTAGTATTTCTTCTCTTGTTAACTTCATCAAAACTAAATTTGGAAGGCTCGATATTCTG GTTAACAACGCAGGAGTTGGTGGATTAATGGTGGAAGGAGATGTTGTTATACTACAAAATTTAATAGAAGGAGATTTCGTAACCATTTCTACTGAAAATGAA GAAGGGGAAAGTATGGAGAAATCAATTGCAGGAATTGTTACAGATTATGAGTTGACAAAACAATGCCTAGAGACAAACTTCTATGGTGCAAAAAGAATGAGTGAAGCATTTATCCCTCTCCTTCAACTCTCTAATTCCCCAAGGATTGTTAATGTCGCTTCTTTCTTAGGGAAGTTAAAG CTATTGTGCAACGAATGGGCTATAGAAGTGCTAAGTGATGCTAACCACCTAACAGAAGCAAAGGTCGACGAAGTGTTGAGTGAATTTCTCAAAGATTTTACAGAGAAATCAATAGAAGCCAAAGGATGGCCAACTTACTTCTCAGCTTACAAAGTCTCAAAAGCAGCCCTGATTGCCTACACAAGAGTTTTAGCTATGAAATATCCGAATTTTCGGATAAATTCTGTATGCCCTGGCTATTGCAAAACAGATATAACCGCCAATACTGGGAGCTTAACTGCTGGAGAAGGTGCTGAAAGTTTGGTGAAGCTTGCTTTGTTGCCAAATGATGGACCTTCTGGCCTCTTCTTTTACAGAAAGGAAGTCACCTCTTTTTGA
- the LOC132644417 gene encoding uncharacterized protein LOC132644417, producing MGSLASISASIRPLAIDFQRLANSGVRLDVTPCGGILACVVAQSSLIEQIKAHQFEDRRWLKLKEQVEQGQNKRATIDSDGVLWHDGRLCVPDVGNLRQTIMEEAHSSCYSIHPGATKMYQDLKKHFWWMRMKRNISDYVARCLNCQQVKYEHQKPGGLAQNLVIPEWKWERITMDFVVGLPRTLRRHDSVWVIVDRLTKSAHFISVQTTFTAERLAQIYTREIVRLHGMPISIIYDRGSQFTAQFWQSFQKALGTKVELSTSFHPQNDGQSERVIQILEDTLRACAIDFGGERKLLGPEMVQQALEKVKVIQDRLKTAQSRKKSYSDKRVRDLEFMEEILKRIGAVAYRLALPPSLAGVHPVFHVSMLRKYSRDPSHIVQVIDHETVQFDQKLAYEEAPIAILDRQVRQLKSKSIPSVKVLWKNHPSEEATWEAEQDIRDRYTELFS from the exons ATGGGTAGTTTGGCTTCTATTTCAGCCTCAATCCGACCTTTAGCTATAGATTTTCAGCGGTTGGCCAATAGTGGTGTTAGACTTGATGTCACGCCTTGTGGAGGGATACTTGCTTGCGTAGTTGCACAGTCTTCTTTGATTGAGCAGATCAAAGCTCATCAGTTCGAGGATCGCCGGTGGCTTAAGCTCAAAGAGCAAGTGGAGCAGGGACAGAATAAGAGAGCGACTATTGACTCCGATGGAGTGTTATGGCATgatggcaggttatgtgtaccagaTGTAGGAAACCTGAGGCAAACTATTATGgaagaagctcatagttcttgcTATTCCATACATCCGggagctacaaagatgtatcaagaCTTGAAGAAACATTTCTGGTGGATGAGGATGAAGAGAAACATATCTGATTATGTGGCTCGTtgtttgaattgccaacaggttaagtatgagcatcaAAAACCTGGAGGGTTAGCTCAGAATCTGgttattcccgagtggaagtgggagagaatcACTATGGACTTCGTGGTAGGCTTGCCACGTACTCTGAGGAGACATGATTcagtttgggtgattgtggacagacttaccaaATCCGCACATTTTATATCGGTTCAGACTACATTCACAGCAGAGCGGTTAGCACAGATCTATACTCGTGAGATAGTTCGATTGCATGGCatgcccatttctatcatttaTGACAGAGGGTCACAGTTCACAGCTCAGTTTTGGCAGTCTTTTCAGAAGGCTTTGGGTACTAAGGTTGAGCTCAGTACATCATTCCATCCGCAGAATGATGGTCAGTCAGAGCGGGTTATTCAGATCTTGGAGGACACGTTGAGGGCATGTGCCATCGATTTTGGAG GTGAGAGGAAGCTTTTGGGTCCAGAGATGGTTCAGCAAGCTTTGGAAAAGGTAAAGGTAATCCAAGACCGGCTCAAAACAGCTCAAAGCAGGAAAAAATCCTATTCGGACAAGAGAGTCCGTGATCTTGAGTTCATGGAGG AGATCCTAAAGCGGATAGGAGCAGTTGCGTATAGATTGGCTTTACCGCCGTCCTTAGCaggagttcatccagtttttcatgtttccatgCTCCGAAAATACTCTAGAGACCCGAGCCATATCGTTCAGGTTATTGACCATGAGACAGTTCAGTTTGATCAGAAGTTAGCCTATGAGGAGGCCCCAATAGCTATTTTGGACAGGCAGGTTCGCCAGCTGAAATCCAAGAGTATTCCTTCTGTAAAAGTCTTATGGAAGAACCATCCgagtgaggaagctacttgggaggcaGAGCAGGACATTCGAGACAGATATACCGAACTTTTCTCTTGA
- the LOC132645608 gene encoding (+)-neomenthol dehydrogenase-like isoform X1 — protein MAEVTKGRATKYAVVTGANKGIGFEICRQLASHGVMVILTARNEKRGLEAVEKLKGFGLDENVVFKQHDVVDPSSIASLAEFMKTQFGRLDILVNNAGIAGVNADADALKAKQESSGTGGSQVNWNDILTQSYELAKECLETNYYGVKRLTKTFIPLLQLSKSPRIVNVSSSMGKLKNLKHEWAKGILSDSENLTEEKIEEVIGQYLKDFKEDSVQAKGWPSFMSAYILSKAAMNAYSRVMAKKHPSVQINCVCPGFVKTDINFNRGILSIEEGAESPVRLALQPDDSPSGLFFDRKEVSSFE, from the exons ATGGCAGAAGTAACCAAAGGCAGAGCCACAAA GTATGCAGTAGTTACAGGGGCAAACAAAGGTATTGGATTTGAAATATGCAGGCAGCTAGCTTCTCATGGGGTCATGGTGATTTTGACTGCTAGAAATGAGAAGAGAGGGCTTGAAGCTGTGGAGAAACTCAAAGGGTTTGGTTTGGATGAAAATGTGGTGTTTAAGCAGCATGATGTTGTGGATCCTTCCAGTATTGCTTCTTTGGCAGAATTCATGAAGACCCAATTTGGCAGGCTTGATATCTTG GTGAACAATGCAGGAATAGCTGGAGTAAATGCAGATGCTGATGCCTTAAAAGCTAAACAAGAGTCCAGTGGG ACAGGAGGATCTCAAGTCAATTGGAATGACATATTGACTCAGTCATATGAGTTGGCAAAGGAGTGTCTTGAAACAAACTATTATGGTGTGAAAAGACTGACCAAAACGTTCATTCCCCTCCTCCAATTATCTAAGTCGCCAAGGATCGTGAACGTTTCTTCCTCCATGGGAAAGCTGAAG AACCTGAAACATGAATGGGCTAAAGGAATATTAAGTGACAGCGAAAACCTGACAGAAGAGAAAATAGAAGAGGTGATAGGTCAATACCTGAAGGACTTTAAAGAAGATTCCGTTCAAGCCAAGGGCTGGCCTTCTTTCATGTCAGCTTACATTCTCTCTAAAGCCGCAATGAACGCTTACTCGAGGGTCATGGCAAAGAAGCATCCATCTGTACAGATCAATTGCGTCTGCCCTGGTTTTGTGAAAACAGATATCAATTTCAACCGTGGGATATTGTCTATTGAAGAAGGCGCGGAAAGTCCTGTAAGGCTAGCTCTGCAGCCTGATGACAGCCCTTCTGGTTTGTTCTTTGATCGGAAAGAAGTCTCATCATTCGAATGA
- the LOC132645608 gene encoding (+)-neomenthol dehydrogenase-like isoform X2 translates to MAEVTKGRATKYAVVTGANKGIGFEICRQLASHGVMVILTARNEKRGLEAVEKLKGFGLDENVVFKQHDVVDPSSIASLAEFMKTQFGRLDILVNNAGIAGVNADADALKAKQESSGNLKHEWAKGILSDSENLTEEKIEEVIGQYLKDFKEDSVQAKGWPSFMSAYILSKAAMNAYSRVMAKKHPSVQINCVCPGFVKTDINFNRGILSIEEGAESPVRLALQPDDSPSGLFFDRKEVSSFE, encoded by the exons ATGGCAGAAGTAACCAAAGGCAGAGCCACAAA GTATGCAGTAGTTACAGGGGCAAACAAAGGTATTGGATTTGAAATATGCAGGCAGCTAGCTTCTCATGGGGTCATGGTGATTTTGACTGCTAGAAATGAGAAGAGAGGGCTTGAAGCTGTGGAGAAACTCAAAGGGTTTGGTTTGGATGAAAATGTGGTGTTTAAGCAGCATGATGTTGTGGATCCTTCCAGTATTGCTTCTTTGGCAGAATTCATGAAGACCCAATTTGGCAGGCTTGATATCTTG GTGAACAATGCAGGAATAGCTGGAGTAAATGCAGATGCTGATGCCTTAAAAGCTAAACAAGAGTCCAGTGGG AACCTGAAACATGAATGGGCTAAAGGAATATTAAGTGACAGCGAAAACCTGACAGAAGAGAAAATAGAAGAGGTGATAGGTCAATACCTGAAGGACTTTAAAGAAGATTCCGTTCAAGCCAAGGGCTGGCCTTCTTTCATGTCAGCTTACATTCTCTCTAAAGCCGCAATGAACGCTTACTCGAGGGTCATGGCAAAGAAGCATCCATCTGTACAGATCAATTGCGTCTGCCCTGGTTTTGTGAAAACAGATATCAATTTCAACCGTGGGATATTGTCTATTGAAGAAGGCGCGGAAAGTCCTGTAAGGCTAGCTCTGCAGCCTGATGACAGCCCTTCTGGTTTGTTCTTTGATCGGAAAGAAGTCTCATCATTCGAATGA
- the LOC132645609 gene encoding large ribosomal subunit protein uL14mz: MAASSSSSRLIRVVGRSLFSGLCNNTEGLMRSTHETMCNNLLFQQQRTFIQMRTSLKVVDNSGAKRVACIQALKGKKGARLGDTIVCSVKEAQPGGKVKKGEVHYGVVVRAAMPRGRCDGSEVKFDDNAVVLINKHGEPIGTRVFGPVPHELRKKKHVKILSLAEHIA; this comes from the exons ATGGctgcatcttcttcttcttctcggTTGATTCGTG TAGTGGGTCGTTCATTGTTCAGTGGCCTGTGCAACAATACTGAAGGTTTAATGAGATCAACACACGAGACGATGTGCAATAATTTGTTATTCCAG CAACAAAGAACCTTCATACAAATGAGGACAAGTCTGAAAGTGGTAGACAATTCAGGTGCAAAAAGAGTGGCGTGCATCCAAGCACTGAAGGGCAAGAAAGGAGCAAGATTAGGAGACACAATAGTCTGCTCAGTGAAGGAAGCTCAGCCAGGTGGGAAAGTGAAGAAAGGAGAAGTGCATTATGGTGTTGTCGTTCGTGCTGCTATGCCAAGGGGCCGCTGTGATGGGAGCGAAGTAAAGTTTGACGACAACGCTGTGGTACTTATCAACAAGCATGGTGAACCAATCGGAACCAGAGTTTTTGGTCCTGTTCCTCATGAGTTGAGAAAAAAGAAGCATGTTAAGATTCTTAGTCTTGCAGAGCATATTGCCTAA